In one window of Methanococcoides methylutens DNA:
- a CDS encoding pyridoxamine 5'-phosphate oxidase family protein, with product MQCQCNPEIKERISEYLKNHPYLNLATVSPEGKPMVHSMGYASAGPVVYMGTGKDTRKYQNIEKNPSVAFTVDEDSLDVFNITGVQMEGKASFVTDEDEIQTYFQLVMEKYPFAKDMPKNPDNRIIKIEPTKAFFLDYSVEFGFRYEVEY from the coding sequence ATGCAATGCCAATGTAATCCAGAGATCAAAGAGCGTATTAGTGAATACCTGAAAAACCATCCATACCTGAATCTTGCTACCGTCAGCCCTGAAGGAAAACCAATGGTCCATAGCATGGGTTATGCTTCAGCAGGACCTGTTGTCTACATGGGAACAGGCAAGGACACAAGAAAATACCAGAATATAGAAAAGAACCCTTCAGTTGCATTCACCGTAGATGAAGACAGTCTCGATGTGTTCAACATAACAGGCGTGCAAATGGAAGGAAAGGCATCCTTTGTCACTGACGAAGATGAAATACAGACCTATTTCCAGTTAGTTATGGAAAAATATCCATTTGCAAAAGATATGCCAAAGAACCCTGATAACAGGATAATAAAGATCGAACCAACAAAAGCTTTCTTCCTTGACTACAGTGTAGAATTCGGATTCAGGTACGAAGTCGAGTACTGA
- a CDS encoding ATPase domain-containing protein has translation MFEGSASEEISMEDEMNRVKTGIPGFDELCGGGIIRDRTYLISGTSGAGKTNFSVQYIYNGITKYGENGIIVATEERPEQIRENVLKFGWDLQALEDEGKLIIIDACSTKIGIPSQEKYVDVRPFDTRSMMDQIIAAQEEINAKRALVDSTTSISFYLHDPGKIRVELLKLSTTLEVIGLTSLMTCEIVNEKEPSRFGVETFVTDGTFVLHYDMRETVRTRTIEVFKMRGSDHSKKLHPYDITSEGFVIHPHEEVYAPSSF, from the coding sequence ATGTTCGAAGGGTCAGCCTCTGAAGAGATATCAATGGAAGATGAAATGAACAGGGTCAAGACCGGCATTCCCGGATTTGATGAACTTTGTGGAGGAGGAATTATCCGCGATCGTACATACCTTATATCAGGTACATCAGGTGCGGGAAAAACAAACTTTTCCGTCCAGTACATATATAATGGCATTACAAAATACGGTGAGAACGGTATTATCGTCGCAACAGAAGAGAGACCGGAACAGATCAGGGAGAATGTACTCAAATTCGGATGGGACCTTCAGGCACTGGAAGATGAAGGTAAACTTATCATCATAGATGCATGTTCCACCAAGATCGGCATTCCATCACAGGAAAAATATGTCGATGTCAGGCCCTTTGACACTCGCTCAATGATGGACCAGATTATTGCAGCTCAGGAAGAGATCAATGCAAAAAGAGCTCTTGTTGACTCTACAACTTCCATCAGTTTCTACCTGCACGATCCTGGAAAGATCCGTGTGGAACTTCTCAAGCTCAGTACGACCCTGGAAGTTATAGGACTTACCTCACTGATGACATGTGAGATAGTAAATGAAAAAGAGCCTTCGAGGTTCGGTGTGGAGACTTTCGTAACAGATGGCACCTTCGTGCTTCATTACGACATGCGTGAAACGGTCCGCACCCGCACTATTGAGGTATTCAAGATGCGTGGTTCAGACCATAGCAAAAAGCTACATCCATATGATATTACTTCAGAAGGTTTTGTTATACACCCACACGAAGAAGTATATGCCCCATCCTCATTCTGA
- a CDS encoding S-layer protein domain-containing protein, which translates to MKRFTAIALAALMVLSFVSVASAVDSYEVRGEVTDLPVFTWDANNFAGFWYDLDEGDTSETLTLTVEADGTILEDTGVAYTAIPQPFQTPEFDFDVAEDDADPYEFAKIGFLAEEFFVVGYDTAALTNNVDTLSKVLMDDDESYTMRTGESLELADGYAVTPKQIDVDGNKVWLEITKDGDFVEDKIISTDVVGEDAGPKTWYYEMDLNDIDDVPVIMIHVDEVFQGQVDSLCVIEGIFQISDDPVIVEDGDEFGELEVTTIVDQIDLSNEDNELDMPDDDTLDLTDGISIRAAEDTVRWFLFTEVTIDGEEPVEPVEPVEPVEPVEPADNETVDNETVEEPVVEEPVVEEPVEDDEGDETVPGFEAVFAIAGLLAVAYFVRRN; encoded by the coding sequence ATGAAAAGATTTACAGCAATCGCACTTGCTGCTCTTATGGTACTGAGCTTTGTATCAGTAGCTAGCGCAGTAGACTCTTATGAAGTCCGCGGTGAAGTAACAGATCTCCCAGTCTTTACATGGGATGCTAACAACTTCGCAGGCTTCTGGTATGACCTTGATGAAGGTGACACTTCTGAAACCTTAACACTTACCGTCGAAGCTGATGGTACAATCCTTGAGGACACAGGTGTCGCATACACTGCAATTCCACAGCCTTTCCAGACACCAGAATTTGATTTTGATGTTGCAGAAGATGACGCTGACCCATATGAGTTTGCAAAGATCGGCTTCCTTGCAGAAGAGTTCTTTGTAGTTGGATATGACACAGCTGCATTGACAAACAATGTCGACACACTCTCCAAGGTCCTTATGGACGATGACGAGAGTTACACCATGAGAACCGGCGAGTCCCTTGAGCTTGCAGACGGCTATGCAGTTACACCAAAGCAGATCGATGTTGACGGTAACAAGGTATGGCTCGAGATCACCAAGGACGGCGACTTCGTAGAAGACAAGATCATCAGCACAGATGTTGTGGGCGAAGATGCAGGTCCTAAGACCTGGTACTATGAGATGGACCTCAACGATATCGATGATGTTCCTGTAATCATGATCCACGTCGATGAGGTATTCCAGGGACAGGTAGACAGTCTCTGTGTCATCGAAGGTATCTTCCAGATCTCTGATGACCCAGTGATCGTTGAAGATGGCGATGAGTTCGGTGAGCTTGAAGTAACCACCATTGTTGACCAAATCGATCTGAGCAACGAAGATAACGAACTTGACATGCCAGATGACGACACCCTTGACCTCACTGATGGAATTAGCATCAGGGCAGCTGAGGACACCGTAAGATGGTTCCTCTTCACCGAGGTAACAATCGATGGTGAAGAGCCTGTAGAGCCTGTAGAGCCTGTAGAGCCTGTAGAGCCTGTAGAGCCAGCTGACAACGAAACAGTTGACAACGAAACAGTCGAAGAGCCTGTTGTCGAAGAGCCAGTAGTCGAAGAGCCTGTTGAAGATGATGAAGGCGACGAGACAGTACCTGGTTTCGAAGCAGTCTTCGCAATTGCAGGTCTCCTTGCAGTAGCATACTTCGTCAGAAGGAACTAA
- a CDS encoding PAS domain-containing protein, with the protein MESNISGKNEISGSKSALGKVLDRKETLEKIIDNSPVIAFLWTANDAPEEKWPVEYVSGNVSLLGYTVEDFVSGRLLYGDIVHPDDLKMVEEALKQRCRQGADFFDQEYRIILKSGDVRWVDERTYIQRDEAGNVTHYQGTIFDITEQKYNDLAYEEVLRRQRSLEDIINNSSTMVFLWRAEEFWPADYASENVSKLGYSAEDFVLGRIVYGDLVHPDDYEMVKDTLAEKCEDGSDNYAQEYRVVTKDGKLLWVDEKTFILRDKHGNPTHFQGIVQDITKQKESEIALKVALEKQAELLDRKRALETIVNHSPVVAFLWKTGLEDEKELWPVEFVSDNITQFGYTADDFLSGDLLYGNIINPEDLPEVQMELSDICNEGGKVFVKEYRIRTKSGEERWVEERTFVQRDDEGVVTNYQGVIQDITERKEKGC; encoded by the coding sequence ATGGAATCTAATATATCAGGCAAAAATGAAATCAGTGGTTCTAAAAGTGCATTGGGTAAGGTTCTTGACAGAAAAGAAACACTTGAAAAAATAATAGATAACAGTCCAGTCATTGCTTTTCTATGGACGGCGAACGACGCTCCCGAGGAAAAATGGCCTGTGGAATATGTTTCAGGCAACGTAAGTCTTCTTGGTTACACAGTAGAGGACTTCGTTTCCGGTCGTCTTCTTTATGGTGATATAGTTCATCCGGATGACCTGAAGATGGTGGAAGAAGCTCTGAAACAGCGTTGCAGGCAGGGTGCAGATTTCTTTGACCAGGAATACAGGATCATTTTGAAATCCGGGGATGTGCGCTGGGTCGATGAGAGGACCTATATCCAGCGTGATGAGGCTGGTAACGTGACCCATTACCAGGGTACTATTTTTGATATAACAGAACAGAAGTACAATGACCTGGCCTATGAGGAAGTACTGAGGAGACAAAGGTCCCTGGAAGATATCATTAACAATAGCTCTACCATGGTGTTCCTGTGGAGAGCTGAGGAATTCTGGCCTGCTGATTATGCTTCTGAGAACGTTTCAAAGCTTGGTTATTCAGCTGAGGATTTCGTCCTTGGTCGTATTGTTTATGGTGACCTTGTCCATCCGGATGATTATGAGATGGTAAAGGATACACTTGCGGAAAAGTGTGAGGATGGCAGCGATAACTATGCCCAGGAATATCGTGTGGTAACAAAAGATGGGAAGTTATTGTGGGTAGATGAGAAGACCTTCATTCTCAGAGACAAGCATGGGAATCCAACTCACTTCCAGGGAATTGTCCAGGATATCACAAAACAGAAAGAAAGTGAGATCGCACTCAAAGTTGCACTGGAGAAGCAGGCTGAACTGCTGGACAGGAAGCGAGCACTCGAGACGATCGTTAACCACAGTCCTGTGGTCGCTTTCCTCTGGAAGACCGGCCTTGAGGATGAAAAAGAGCTCTGGCCTGTTGAATTTGTTTCAGATAACATAACCCAGTTCGGATATACTGCTGATGATTTCCTATCCGGTGATCTTCTTTATGGTAACATAATCAATCCTGAGGACCTGCCTGAGGTGCAGATGGAACTTTCGGACATCTGCAATGAGGGTGGCAAGGTCTTTGTTAAGGAATATCGGATAAGAACAAAGTCAGGAGAAGAGCGATGGGTGGAAGAGCGGACCTTTGTCCAGCGTGACGACGAAGGTGTTGTGACCAACTATCAGGGTGTTATCCAGGATATTACGGAACGAAAGGAAAAGGGCTGTTAA
- a CDS encoding cation:proton antiporter — MEVLFYILMILLLAKVFGELFERVGFPSILGELLSGVVLGTFLIHQESEIITFLAEMGAIFLLFTAGYKEVHLRDLRESSKKASIASISQILVAFSAGFLLGMYFQFSTLTSVFMGVAFSPTSIGVVVRTLIDMDYLSSKPGSMMLSSSIFDDIIGIFLLSIVVTMATYDQFPSAVQILFILLKIVTFVAIMLIFRVKFFPVLFAYVHKMHIKESIFAFVIMVALFSAYLAEVFGLHAVIGAFIGGVMISDISHAKIEHVQSKVTGIAYGIFVPIFFAFIGLSVNIATLQTVGLFSVAVVFLALAGKLVGGFAGGRLIGFDNYDSLIFGVGVMPRAGVELVLISIGKEMGIIGDDIFSAIVLMVAVSIFVSPVLLKIAIKSKERTKSINT, encoded by the coding sequence ATGGAAGTTCTCTTCTATATACTGATGATACTTCTTCTGGCAAAGGTCTTTGGTGAACTGTTCGAAAGAGTTGGCTTTCCTTCCATTCTTGGCGAATTGCTTTCCGGTGTGGTTCTTGGAACATTTCTGATACATCAGGAATCAGAGATCATCACATTCCTTGCTGAAATGGGGGCTATTTTCCTTTTGTTCACTGCAGGTTATAAGGAAGTTCATCTTCGCGACCTGAGGGAATCATCCAAAAAAGCATCAATAGCAAGTATCTCTCAGATATTGGTGGCCTTTTCTGCCGGCTTCCTGCTTGGAATGTATTTCCAGTTCAGCACTCTGACAAGTGTCTTTATGGGAGTGGCATTCAGTCCTACCAGCATTGGGGTAGTTGTCAGGACGTTGATAGATATGGATTACCTGTCAAGTAAACCCGGTTCCATGATGCTGAGCTCATCAATATTCGATGATATCATAGGCATATTTCTTCTTTCTATTGTAGTCACAATGGCAACATATGACCAGTTCCCTTCAGCTGTGCAAATATTGTTCATTTTATTGAAGATAGTTACTTTTGTGGCAATAATGCTCATTTTCAGGGTAAAGTTCTTCCCTGTGCTTTTTGCCTACGTACATAAAATGCACATTAAGGAGTCCATCTTTGCATTTGTGATAATGGTGGCTCTCTTTTCCGCCTATCTTGCGGAGGTCTTTGGTCTTCATGCTGTGATAGGTGCCTTCATTGGCGGGGTAATGATATCGGATATCTCCCATGCGAAGATCGAGCATGTGCAAAGTAAGGTTACAGGGATTGCATACGGTATTTTTGTACCGATCTTTTTCGCCTTCATAGGACTGTCCGTAAATATTGCCACTTTACAAACGGTTGGTCTGTTCTCTGTAGCTGTGGTCTTTCTGGCTCTTGCCGGCAAGCTGGTTGGTGGGTTTGCAGGGGGCCGACTTATCGGATTTGACAATTATGACAGCCTGATATTCGGGGTAGGTGTAATGCCAAGGGCGGGAGTGGAGCTGGTTTTGATATCTATCGGAAAGGAAATGGGCATCATAGGTGATGATATCTTTTCAGCCATTGTCCTAATGGTTGCAGTATCTATTTTCGTATCACCTGTACTTTTGAAAATAGCGATTAAGTCTAAGGAGAGAACAAAATCGATCAATACTTAA
- a CDS encoding cation-translocating P-type ATPase, with amino-acid sequence MDYENADIDSVLADLNTSREGLSEEEAANRLLEYGFNELEEKTKVTPLKVLMRQFANFIVWVLLAAAIISLTIDEVVNFWVIVIIIAFVVVLGFVQEFKAEKAMEALKKMVQSVTHVVRGGVVIEIPTRSVVVGDIMVLETGDKIAADGFVFEVQGLKMDESAITGESMSVEKGPGDLLFSGTQIVRGKCRAVVTAVGMQSRLGMIAGMIQENEARTPLQEKIADLAKSLAIIALVASGLTFMFGYFTGAPTEEMLIIALALAVAAVPEGLPLTMTITLAYGMHRMAKHNAIIRKMLGVETLGSTTVICTDKTGTLTKNEMTVQKIFAGGEFFDLTGVGYDPEGSLSKDDGAVEVEKNPTLGMLLKAAALCNNSSMVQRQGRWDVVGDPTEISLIVAASKADIWKDDLDSEYEKLHEIMFTSERKLMTTIHKTDEGRIAFCKGAPEFVLEKCVSIERDDGIHDLNDDDLARILDQNTELGRSAYRVLGISYRKLPEGLPVEDSENKLTFLGLVAIIDPERKEAKDAIALCNQAGIRVVMITGDNEETAKAIGKKIGLSADYDGTVDQMDGKLRHIIDDGAITGSELLSLDDEEFNSVVEGVSVYARVMPEQKLRIVQALQNRGHVVAMTGDGVNDAPALKKADIGISMGIKGTDVAKESSLMVLQDDNFETIVEAVKRGRGIYENIEKFTTYLVSRNFTEVILILLGITLLGFDLIPLLALQILFINMFDEIMPAIALGLDPVRDEVMYEKPRKPGERILKKRNLLLVVSIALVMGLVCFLVFLFSDPVGNIERARTMTFATIVSMILFIPFVFRSLTRSAFSVGLFTNKLMLVGVASTFLLTLTVMYVPYLGNLFELAALGPAEWIVPISAAFATLFIAEAIKKILASSGI; translated from the coding sequence ATGGATTATGAAAATGCTGATATTGATTCTGTTCTTGCAGACCTGAACACTTCAAGAGAGGGCCTTTCAGAAGAAGAAGCTGCAAACAGGTTGCTTGAATATGGTTTTAATGAACTGGAAGAAAAAACAAAAGTAACTCCTCTTAAGGTTTTGATGAGGCAGTTCGCGAATTTCATTGTCTGGGTACTCCTGGCAGCAGCCATCATCTCATTAACAATAGATGAGGTTGTGAACTTCTGGGTAATTGTGATCATAATTGCTTTTGTTGTGGTTCTTGGTTTTGTTCAGGAGTTCAAGGCCGAGAAAGCCATGGAAGCTCTTAAGAAAATGGTCCAGTCGGTAACCCATGTTGTAAGGGGTGGGGTTGTGATCGAGATTCCCACAAGGAGCGTTGTTGTGGGAGACATAATGGTCCTTGAAACCGGTGACAAGATTGCAGCTGATGGTTTTGTGTTTGAGGTTCAGGGTTTGAAGATGGATGAATCCGCCATTACCGGGGAGAGCATGTCTGTAGAAAAAGGACCGGGTGATCTTCTCTTTTCAGGCACACAGATAGTCCGTGGAAAATGCAGGGCTGTTGTCACTGCTGTGGGTATGCAGAGCAGGCTTGGAATGATCGCAGGCATGATACAGGAGAACGAAGCCCGTACACCTCTTCAGGAAAAGATAGCTGACCTTGCCAAAAGTCTTGCTATTATTGCCCTTGTTGCATCAGGTCTCACTTTTATGTTTGGTTACTTTACTGGTGCACCTACCGAAGAGATGCTGATAATAGCTCTTGCACTGGCAGTGGCAGCGGTTCCCGAAGGTCTGCCTCTGACCATGACCATCACACTGGCATATGGCATGCATCGAATGGCAAAACATAATGCAATAATCAGGAAGATGCTTGGTGTTGAGACCCTTGGTTCCACAACGGTGATATGTACTGATAAGACCGGAACTCTGACAAAGAACGAGATGACCGTCCAGAAGATATTCGCTGGTGGTGAGTTCTTTGATCTTACCGGTGTGGGATACGACCCGGAGGGTTCCCTGTCAAAGGATGATGGGGCTGTGGAGGTTGAGAAGAACCCCACTCTTGGTATGCTGTTAAAGGCAGCAGCATTATGCAACAATTCTTCCATGGTGCAGCGGCAGGGCAGGTGGGATGTGGTAGGTGACCCTACTGAAATCTCATTGATCGTTGCGGCTTCGAAAGCCGATATCTGGAAAGATGATCTGGATTCTGAGTATGAAAAACTGCATGAGATCATGTTCACATCTGAAAGAAAACTCATGACTACCATTCACAAGACCGATGAAGGCAGGATAGCTTTCTGTAAAGGTGCACCGGAATTTGTTCTTGAAAAATGTGTATCCATTGAAAGGGATGATGGTATCCATGACCTGAACGATGATGATCTGGCCAGGATATTAGATCAGAACACCGAGCTTGGACGTTCTGCATACCGTGTGCTTGGAATATCATACAGGAAACTTCCTGAAGGTTTGCCTGTGGAGGACTCCGAGAACAAGTTGACATTCCTTGGGCTTGTGGCCATAATCGATCCTGAACGGAAAGAAGCGAAGGATGCGATAGCCCTTTGCAATCAGGCAGGTATCAGGGTCGTGATGATAACCGGGGACAATGAGGAAACCGCAAAGGCTATCGGGAAGAAGATCGGGCTGTCTGCTGATTATGATGGTACTGTGGATCAGATGGACGGTAAGCTCAGGCACATTATAGATGATGGTGCTATAACAGGAAGTGAGCTCCTGTCCCTTGATGATGAGGAATTCAATTCTGTGGTTGAAGGTGTCAGTGTCTATGCAAGGGTCATGCCTGAACAAAAGCTCAGGATCGTGCAGGCACTGCAGAACCGGGGTCATGTTGTTGCAATGACTGGTGATGGTGTCAACGATGCGCCGGCACTGAAGAAAGCTGATATCGGGATCTCCATGGGAATTAAAGGTACTGATGTTGCTAAAGAGTCCAGCCTGATGGTCTTGCAGGATGATAATTTCGAGACAATAGTGGAAGCTGTAAAACGCGGTCGTGGTATTTATGAGAACATCGAGAAGTTCACAACTTACCTGGTCTCAAGGAACTTTACCGAGGTAATCCTCATATTGCTGGGAATAACGCTTCTGGGATTTGACCTGATCCCACTTCTGGCGTTGCAGATATTGTTCATCAATATGTTCGACGAGATCATGCCTGCAATTGCACTCGGTCTTGATCCGGTAAGGGATGAAGTGATGTATGAAAAGCCCCGCAAGCCAGGGGAGAGGATACTCAAGAAAAGAAACCTATTGCTTGTGGTCAGTATTGCTTTGGTCATGGGTCTGGTATGCTTCCTTGTATTCCTGTTCTCCGATCCGGTGGGTAACATCGAAAGAGCACGTACCATGACCTTTGCGACCATCGTCAGTATGATACTTTTCATTCCATTCGTGTTCAGGTCACTGACAAGATCAGCTTTTAGTGTTGGTCTTTTCACTAACAAATTGATGCTTGTAGGTGTTGCCAGCACATTCCTGCTGACATTGACAGTAATGTATGTTCCATATCTTGGAAATCTATTTGAGCTCGCAGCTCTTGGACCGGCTGAATGGATCGTTCCTATCTCCGCAGCGTTTGCAACACTTTTTATTGCTGAAGCAATAAAGAAAATACTGGCAAGTAGTGGAATATGA
- the cbiQ gene encoding cobalt ECF transporter T component CbiQ, whose product MTNILDDYALVSPLRYRNNWLKLAIITFGLLMGVSSQSFILPFTVALCMSFATVYFAKIPAGFYLKLLSAPAVFVILSVIIIAFFFGSGTELFGFDIFNYRLGVNTGGLDMALLVFSRTLSGMSCLFFLALTTPMVELFSVLKATKLPDSLIELSMMMYRYIFVFLEVAWGIRYAQSVRLGYKDWRTGLNSLAMLATTLFIRSWEQGEKIFISMSARCYDGRILFFEEKRPVRATELMLTGIYFSAILVLWYLTDDISIF is encoded by the coding sequence ATGACAAATATTCTTGATGACTATGCTTTGGTAAGTCCGTTAAGGTATCGAAACAACTGGCTTAAACTCGCTATCATTACTTTTGGTCTTTTAATGGGGGTTTCTTCACAATCCTTCATTCTACCTTTTACTGTAGCTTTATGCATGAGTTTTGCAACGGTTTATTTTGCGAAGATCCCTGCCGGATTTTACCTGAAACTCCTGTCTGCTCCTGCTGTTTTTGTTATCTTAAGTGTTATCATCATAGCATTTTTCTTTGGTTCCGGAACTGAGCTTTTCGGATTTGATATTTTTAATTATCGACTTGGTGTAAATACAGGTGGACTTGATATGGCATTGCTGGTATTTTCAAGGACACTCAGTGGTATGTCATGCCTTTTCTTCCTTGCACTGACAACACCTATGGTAGAGTTGTTCTCAGTCCTGAAGGCTACAAAGTTGCCTGATTCTTTAATTGAATTATCCATGATGATGTATCGTTACATCTTTGTTTTCCTGGAGGTTGCATGGGGTATCAGGTATGCACAGTCCGTAAGGCTTGGATACAAGGACTGGAGAACTGGTCTTAATTCACTTGCCATGCTTGCAACAACTCTTTTCATAAGGTCATGGGAGCAGGGAGAGAAGATCTTCATTTCCATGAGTGCACGTTGTTATGATGGAAGAATCCTCTTCTTTGAGGAAAAAAGGCCTGTCAGGGCAACAGAATTGATGCTCACAGGCATCTACTTTTCCGCGATTCTGGTGTTGTGGTATTTGACTGATGATATTTCTATATTCTAA
- a CDS encoding energy-coupling factor ABC transporter ATP-binding protein — protein sequence MMILETKGLKYSYHDGTQAIKGVDVKIKKGKKIAFVGKNGSGKSTLFMLLNGTLKPKEGAVYFHGKPMEYDAKSLREVRKSVGIVFQNSDDQIFAPTVYQDVGFGPTNLGYSKEEVEEKVNHTLEYIGITEFKDKPPHHLSGGQKKRVAIAGVCSMDPEVMILDEPLANLDPVGADEILDLLNELNHNGTTMIISTHDVELAYSWADYVYFMTEGNIIGEGLPEDVFRDADLLRKSYLRQPRTLEIYSELERRNLAIRNRFPTSVPELVNSFKPPELMWIEVSPDVKEGDIINLGVMHGEYAISSPYEAVNAKVLHIHPEGHAIAEMTRHGIKSGGIVIYNTDIYDEESFRKVVAEEDIDSIGAMGKKSKTLAENKMIDLQITSGVIDKSILMALCGKRSLIMTSGGMVEHAVKRIDEYAENSGIAIQMSLANIERDELDL from the coding sequence CTGATGATATTGGAAACAAAAGGCTTGAAGTATTCCTACCACGATGGGACCCAGGCTATAAAAGGCGTTGATGTAAAGATAAAAAAAGGTAAGAAAATAGCTTTTGTCGGAAAGAACGGTTCCGGTAAATCAACTCTTTTCATGCTGTTGAACGGTACCCTCAAACCTAAAGAAGGCGCGGTATATTTCCATGGAAAACCCATGGAATACGATGCAAAGTCCCTGCGTGAGGTGCGGAAAAGTGTGGGCATCGTTTTCCAGAACTCGGATGACCAGATATTTGCTCCTACAGTCTATCAGGATGTAGGTTTTGGGCCAACGAACCTCGGTTATTCAAAAGAGGAAGTTGAAGAGAAGGTCAATCATACCCTCGAATATATCGGTATAACCGAATTCAAGGATAAACCTCCCCACCATTTGAGCGGAGGACAGAAAAAAAGGGTTGCTATTGCAGGTGTTTGCTCGATGGACCCCGAAGTGATGATCCTTGATGAACCATTAGCGAACCTTGATCCTGTTGGTGCGGATGAGATCCTTGATCTTCTGAATGAACTTAATCACAACGGTACCACCATGATAATTTCAACTCATGATGTGGAACTTGCCTATAGCTGGGCAGATTACGTATATTTCATGACAGAGGGGAACATAATAGGCGAAGGTCTACCTGAAGATGTTTTCAGGGATGCTGACCTTCTGAGGAAATCCTATCTAAGACAGCCTCGCACACTGGAGATCTATAGCGAACTTGAAAGAAGGAACCTTGCAATTCGTAACAGGTTCCCTACAAGTGTTCCTGAACTGGTAAATTCCTTCAAGCCTCCTGAGTTGATGTGGATAGAAGTATCACCTGATGTAAAGGAAGGTGACATTATCAATCTCGGTGTCATGCACGGTGAATATGCTATCAGCAGTCCTTATGAGGCAGTCAATGCAAAGGTCCTGCATATCCATCCTGAAGGGCATGCTATTGCAGAAATGACAAGGCATGGAATAAAGTCCGGTGGTATTGTCATCTATAACACGGATATCTATGACGAGGAATCTTTCCGTAAAGTTGTTGCTGAAGAAGATATTGACAGTATCGGTGCAATGGGTAAAAAGAGCAAGACACTTGCTGAAAACAAGATGATCGACCTTCAGATAACTTCCGGTGTTATCGATAAGTCCATACTTATGGCACTTTGTGGTAAGAGATCCCTGATAATGACCTCAGGCGGAATGGTAGAACATGCTGTGAAACGTATCGACGAATACGCCGAGAACAGTGGAATAGCTATTCAAATGTCTCTTGCAAATATTGAAAGGGATGAACTGGACCTTTAA
- a CDS encoding energy-coupling factor ABC transporter substrate-binding protein, with amino-acid sequence MKGEAIFAVIAILFVASFFYGMAANPDSEFGGADGQAEDVIAEITDGEYEEWTGDSWVNSVKFEPPGGETESLLFALQAAIGAIVLGYFFGYYKGKQQSE; translated from the coding sequence ATGAAAGGTGAAGCAATATTTGCAGTAATAGCTATTTTGTTCGTAGCATCATTCTTCTATGGAATGGCAGCAAACCCGGACTCCGAGTTTGGTGGTGCTGACGGTCAGGCAGAAGATGTCATCGCTGAGATAACAGACGGCGAATACGAAGAGTGGACAGGCGATTCATGGGTCAACTCTGTAAAGTTCGAACCTCCTGGAGGAGAAACCGAGAGTCTTCTCTTTGCACTTCAGGCTGCTATCGGCGCAATTGTCCTTGGTTACTTCTTCGGATATTACAAAGGCAAGCAACAGTCTGAATAA
- a CDS encoding CBS domain-containing protein encodes MKDAGNEDCTQCVRSFSESCNEKLIEQVMTKDVVTIHEDYPLDEILNIFSKHHFHTYPVVNDNYELVGIIDQDVMLRILLVERTPRLDHTHHAAVVAQGGTAKDIMIPHPVSMSSNEPLCEAADMMLKHKMDRVCVVEDGKLVGIICKPDILKEVYKLRGSG; translated from the coding sequence GTGAAAGATGCTGGAAATGAAGATTGTACACAATGTGTTCGGTCTTTTTCTGAAAGTTGTAACGAGAAATTGATAGAACAGGTTATGACAAAAGATGTTGTAACGATCCATGAGGATTATCCGTTAGATGAGATCCTGAATATTTTTAGCAAACATCATTTTCATACATATCCTGTGGTGAATGACAATTATGAACTTGTGGGCATAATCGATCAGGATGTAATGCTTCGTATCCTTCTTGTGGAGAGAACTCCAAGACTGGATCACACACATCATGCTGCAGTGGTAGCCCAGGGTGGGACAGCAAAGGACATAATGATCCCTCATCCGGTATCGATGTCTTCAAATGAGCCTCTTTGTGAGGCAGCTGACATGATGCTCAAACACAAGATGGACCGTGTTTGTGTTGTTGAAGATGGGAAGCTTGTAGGTATCATATGCAAACCCGATATCCTTAAAGAGGTATACAAGTTAAGAGGGTCTGGGTAA